The following coding sequences are from one Desulfosoma caldarium window:
- a CDS encoding 2-oxoacid:acceptor oxidoreductase family protein — MQQQQIAVSGLGGQGVLFVTKLLAEAALRKDLSVLVSETHGMAQRGGHVIGHLKVFTYDAHTAPCTTDALISSPLTSPLIRPGCADVLLALHQESLETHGYLLRPDGQVFCHRSPPKAPGDIDAVGLAKKLGNAVAANMVLLGYAVAQGALFCSIEDLTAVLAQTAGTRAALSLKALEAGAQAASEARMD, encoded by the coding sequence ATGCAACAGCAACAAATCGCCGTCAGCGGTCTCGGAGGACAAGGTGTCCTTTTCGTCACCAAACTCCTGGCGGAGGCGGCTCTGCGCAAAGATCTCTCTGTTTTGGTTTCCGAAACCCATGGTATGGCTCAGAGGGGCGGCCATGTCATCGGCCACCTCAAAGTTTTTACCTACGATGCCCATACGGCGCCTTGCACCACGGACGCCCTCATTTCATCGCCTCTGACAAGCCCTCTTATTCGTCCGGGGTGCGCCGATGTGCTCTTGGCCCTTCACCAAGAGAGCCTGGAGACCCACGGCTACCTGCTTCGCCCCGATGGGCAGGTGTTTTGCCATCGCTCGCCCCCCAAAGCGCCCGGAGACATCGATGCCGTGGGCCTGGCCAAAAAGCTTGGAAATGCGGTGGCCGCCAACATGGTCCTTCTGGGCTATGCGGTGGCCCAAGGGGCTCTTTTCTGCTCCATTGAAGATCTTACCGCCGTGCTGGCTCAGACGGCCGGCACGAGGGCGGCTTTAAGCCTCAAGGCTTTGGAAGCAGGCGCACAGGCAGCAAGTGAGGCTCGCATGGATTGA
- a CDS encoding branched-chain amino acid ABC transporter permease, with translation MDVSLFQQIPQFVVSGLTHGSIYALIALGFCMVQNATGIVNFAQGDFVMLGALMAGTLLKKLGVPMAAALAGAVLFGALCGLALERGPLRHARHRHVLVLVMITVGVSISVRGASMLVWGKNVHALPPLGRETPIMVGSAAIVPQVLWIIGLSLLILGLLYAFYRHTLLGKAMRAAADNPYGAVLMGISVPKVTALAFGMAGSMGALAGTLIAPLTSMSYSGGLMLGLKGFSAAILGGYGSAMGAVFGGYVLGLLESFGAGFLSSAYKDAFAFIILLAVLFVRPAGLFGSERVRRL, from the coding sequence ATGGATGTCTCTCTCTTCCAACAAATACCCCAATTTGTGGTCTCAGGACTCACTCACGGGAGCATCTACGCCCTGATCGCCTTGGGGTTTTGCATGGTCCAGAACGCCACCGGCATCGTCAATTTCGCCCAGGGCGATTTTGTCATGCTCGGAGCGCTCATGGCCGGAACCCTTTTGAAAAAACTGGGCGTGCCCATGGCTGCGGCTCTTGCCGGCGCCGTGCTTTTCGGGGCTCTGTGCGGCTTGGCCCTGGAACGGGGCCCTTTGCGGCACGCCCGCCATCGCCATGTTCTGGTACTCGTCATGATTACCGTTGGTGTCTCCATAAGTGTTCGAGGCGCCAGCATGCTGGTTTGGGGAAAGAACGTTCATGCTCTGCCACCTCTGGGAAGGGAAACTCCCATCATGGTGGGCTCTGCCGCCATTGTGCCTCAAGTGCTTTGGATTATCGGCCTTTCCCTCCTTATTTTAGGGCTTCTCTACGCCTTTTATCGGCACACGCTACTCGGCAAGGCCATGCGCGCCGCCGCCGACAACCCTTACGGAGCGGTTCTCATGGGCATTTCGGTCCCCAAGGTCACGGCCCTTGCCTTTGGCATGGCCGGATCCATGGGCGCCTTGGCCGGCACTTTGATCGCTCCGCTCACCAGCATGAGCTATAGTGGTGGCCTGATGCTGGGACTCAAGGGCTTTTCGGCAGCCATACTTGGAGGGTACGGCAGTGCCATGGGCGCCGTCTTTGGAGGGTATGTGCTGGGGCTGTTGGAATCTTTTGGGGCCGGATTCCTTTCCTCCGCCTACAAAGACGCCTTCGCCTTCATTATTTTGTTGGCCGTCTTGTTTGTAAGGCCTGCCGGGCTGTTCGGCAGTGAACGAGTTCGAAGGCTTTAA
- a CDS encoding branched-chain amino acid ABC transporter ATP-binding protein/permease, whose translation MRSLPLVPKAWKPLLCLAISLGLTAFLLPNDYFFVLFNIMALNALVVLGLNLLIGCAGQISLGHGAFFGLGAYSSAIVTTQLHWPLWAGLAVALAVTALFGIALAVPTLRLEGHYLVMATLGFNIIVSIGLNQMEPLTGGPSGLAAIPGMHLGPWALDTDRRFFFFAWSVFLAVFAGVLNLEDSRIGRALKAIHDKELTARTLGVPTPRYKVQVFTLSAMLAGLAGFSYAHYMTFISPSTFDIFYSVQVITMVVVGGLGSLWGGLAGTVILTSLRELLHAMEDFQVLVYGLLLTLSLVFFPQGLLPAALNAFWRAGHRTPSRSMSGPSSPKDDARSIYGSGFRALSPSTRKPDSSKAKNIGETPVLRVANLSVQFGGLQALAHVSFSVHSGEIVAVIGPNGAGKTTLLNAVSGLVRFTEGHVAVRDVDVSRRPAHEVARTGVGRTFQAVQIFEHLTVLENLMVGMHHFGRSRFLQAMAHTLKERREEKELRRRAMELLEETPLAALAHEPAATLSLFQQKLLEMLRALAMEPAVLLLDEPVGGCSPNESRALMDWIATHQRVGMGMVLVEHDMNIVMAYATRVVVLHHGRVLAEGAPLAIQKDPRVIEAYLGRGRRGAGQP comes from the coding sequence ATGCGCTCTCTCCCGTTGGTCCCCAAGGCCTGGAAACCGCTCCTTTGCCTCGCCATCTCGTTGGGTCTGACGGCCTTTCTACTGCCCAACGATTATTTTTTTGTCCTTTTCAACATCATGGCTCTGAATGCCCTGGTGGTGCTGGGACTTAATCTTCTCATCGGCTGTGCCGGACAAATTTCCCTGGGTCACGGCGCCTTTTTCGGACTCGGAGCGTACAGCAGCGCCATCGTGACAACCCAGCTCCATTGGCCCCTATGGGCCGGCCTGGCCGTCGCTCTGGCAGTTACGGCTCTTTTCGGCATCGCTCTGGCTGTTCCGACCCTGCGGCTGGAAGGTCATTACCTCGTCATGGCCACTTTAGGCTTCAACATCATCGTCAGCATCGGTCTCAATCAAATGGAACCGCTGACAGGGGGCCCCTCCGGTCTGGCCGCCATTCCGGGCATGCACCTAGGTCCTTGGGCTCTGGACACGGACCGACGATTCTTTTTCTTTGCGTGGTCGGTTTTTCTGGCCGTCTTTGCCGGCGTGCTCAACTTGGAAGACTCGCGCATCGGACGTGCCTTAAAAGCCATTCATGACAAGGAACTGACAGCCCGCACCCTGGGGGTGCCCACGCCTCGATACAAGGTTCAGGTGTTTACCCTGAGCGCCATGCTGGCCGGGCTGGCAGGCTTTAGCTATGCCCATTACATGACGTTCATTAGCCCGAGCACCTTCGACATTTTTTATTCCGTTCAAGTGATCACCATGGTGGTGGTGGGCGGGCTGGGAAGCCTGTGGGGAGGATTGGCGGGGACGGTGATTCTCACGTCCTTGCGGGAACTTTTGCACGCCATGGAAGACTTTCAGGTCCTTGTTTACGGCCTGCTTCTGACGCTTTCTCTCGTTTTCTTTCCTCAGGGTTTGCTCCCCGCCGCCTTGAACGCCTTTTGGCGCGCAGGCCATCGCACGCCTTCACGTTCAATGAGCGGCCCATCCAGCCCAAAGGACGATGCGCGATCCATTTACGGCTCGGGGTTTCGGGCATTGAGCCCTTCAACTCGAAAGCCGGACTCATCGAAAGCCAAAAACATCGGCGAAACGCCTGTTCTTCGCGTGGCCAACCTTTCCGTGCAGTTCGGAGGGCTTCAGGCACTGGCTCACGTTTCTTTCTCGGTGCATTCGGGGGAAATCGTCGCCGTCATCGGACCCAACGGTGCCGGCAAAACGACGCTTCTGAACGCCGTCTCGGGTTTGGTGCGCTTCACGGAAGGTCACGTGGCGGTGCGCGATGTGGACGTGAGCCGGCGACCGGCTCACGAAGTGGCCCGTACGGGTGTGGGCCGCACTTTTCAAGCGGTTCAAATCTTTGAGCACCTCACGGTTCTGGAAAACCTCATGGTTGGCATGCATCACTTCGGCCGGTCCCGATTCCTGCAAGCCATGGCCCACACGCTCAAAGAAAGACGGGAAGAGAAAGAGCTTCGTCGACGCGCCATGGAACTCCTCGAAGAAACACCTCTTGCCGCCTTGGCCCACGAACCGGCGGCCACGCTCTCCCTGTTCCAACAAAAGCTTCTTGAAATGCTTCGCGCCTTGGCCATGGAACCCGCCGTGCTGTTACTGGATGAACCCGTGGGAGGATGTTCGCCCAACGAAAGTCGAGCCCTCATGGATTGGATCGCCACCCACCAACGTGTGGGCATGGGCATGGTTCTGGTGGAACACGACATGAACATTGTCATGGCCTACGCCACGCGGGTGGTGGTGCTGCACCACGGTCGTGTGCTGGCGGAGGGTGCTCCCCTGGCCATTCAAAAGGACCCAAGGGTGATCGAGGCGTACCTGGGGCGAGGCCGCCGCGGAGCGGGTCAGCCATGA
- a CDS encoding ABC transporter ATP-binding protein, with protein MLTVVGVSAHYGPLPVLRRVTFHVDAGEMVCVLGANGAGKSTLLKVISGVMRRSEGEVFFDGEPIHGEAPDRIVRRGLVHVPEARQLFPNLTVLENLELGGYIHGRRSIRQDLPHMFDLFPILAQRRNQKAGTLSGGEQQMLSIARALMARPKLLMLDEPSLGLAPLIVEEIYATLHKLHQAGTTVLLVEQNAMQALEICQRGYVMETGRILLEGTADELREHEEVQRAYLGRDYQDKWER; from the coding sequence ATGCTGACGGTGGTCGGGGTTTCCGCTCACTACGGCCCTTTGCCGGTGCTTCGGCGCGTCACCTTTCACGTGGACGCGGGGGAAATGGTCTGCGTGCTGGGAGCCAACGGAGCGGGCAAGAGCACGTTGCTCAAGGTCATCAGCGGCGTGATGCGACGCAGCGAAGGCGAGGTGTTCTTCGACGGTGAGCCAATTCACGGGGAAGCACCGGACCGTATTGTGCGACGAGGCTTGGTGCATGTTCCGGAAGCTCGACAGCTTTTTCCCAACCTCACGGTTCTAGAAAATCTGGAACTGGGCGGCTATATCCATGGCAGACGAAGCATTCGGCAGGATCTGCCCCACATGTTCGACCTCTTTCCCATACTGGCGCAGCGAAGGAATCAAAAGGCAGGCACTTTGAGCGGCGGAGAACAGCAGATGCTTTCCATCGCACGGGCCCTTATGGCTCGACCCAAGCTTTTGATGCTGGACGAGCCATCCCTAGGACTTGCCCCTTTGATCGTGGAAGAAATTTATGCCACATTGCACAAGCTGCACCAGGCCGGCACCACGGTTTTGCTGGTGGAGCAAAATGCTATGCAAGCGCTGGAGATCTGCCAAAGGGGTTACGTGATGGAAACGGGGCGAATCCTTTTGGAAGGGACGGCCGATGAGCTTAGAGAACATGAGGAAGTTCAGCGGGCGTATTTGGGCCGGGACTACCAAGACAAGTGGGAGAGGTGA
- a CDS encoding phenylacetate--CoA ligase family protein — MAHGRATEPGRTNRDKLRQVQRERLQMILNRAYLHVDFYRARLDALGLVPEDVRTDEEFQSLPFTTSEDLADHYPYGLFAVPLRDVVRLKIASSRDGRPIVVGFTRRDVALWQSLMVRLFESLGIHERDIVQVAFNYSLFPGAMTFNQAAEALGATVAPSATVSAKLQLQIMRDFRSTVLATTPSFALHLLDTLEEERNQGRESLDLSLKLMVLGPDAVPEILRERLQGQLGLPIYNLYGVSEMVEPGLAGECPAQRGLHVAEEHFLVEVVHPVTGAPVAPGTEGELVITTLSAEAYPLIRYRTGDVVTLDPTPCPCGLNTVRLSSVLRRTDHRVSVRGIPVSPQRVERLVREADSNIQDFRLVIWTRMGLGDSLELWAVFKALPNGSKSARVERIRSHLRRELGLGVRVVDVSAEKLPQEGLTYKTVFREKMEP; from the coding sequence GTGGCGCACGGGCGAGCAACTGAGCCGGGTCGTACGAACAGGGACAAACTACGCCAGGTGCAGCGGGAACGGTTGCAGATGATCCTAAACCGGGCCTACCTTCACGTGGATTTTTATCGAGCCCGACTGGACGCTCTGGGTCTCGTTCCCGAAGATGTCAGAACCGACGAGGAATTCCAAAGCCTTCCTTTCACCACCAGCGAAGATTTAGCAGACCACTACCCCTACGGCCTTTTTGCCGTGCCCTTGAGAGACGTGGTGCGGCTGAAAATCGCCTCAAGCCGAGACGGGCGTCCCATCGTGGTGGGATTCACCCGCAGGGACGTGGCCCTTTGGCAATCCCTAATGGTTCGGCTCTTTGAAAGCCTGGGGATTCACGAACGGGACATTGTGCAAGTGGCGTTCAACTACAGTCTGTTTCCCGGCGCCATGACCTTTAATCAGGCTGCCGAAGCTTTGGGTGCCACCGTGGCGCCTTCGGCTACCGTTTCCGCCAAGCTGCAGCTCCAGATCATGCGCGATTTTCGTTCGACGGTGCTGGCCACCACGCCGTCCTTTGCCTTGCATCTTCTGGACACTTTGGAGGAAGAGCGAAATCAGGGTCGTGAATCCCTCGATCTTTCCTTGAAACTCATGGTCCTGGGCCCGGATGCCGTGCCTGAAATTTTGCGGGAACGTCTTCAAGGCCAACTCGGCCTACCCATCTATAACCTGTACGGCGTCTCGGAAATGGTGGAACCGGGGCTGGCGGGAGAATGTCCCGCGCAGCGCGGGTTGCATGTGGCGGAAGAGCACTTCCTGGTGGAGGTGGTGCATCCCGTCACGGGGGCTCCTGTTGCGCCGGGCACGGAAGGGGAATTGGTCATCACCACCCTGTCGGCAGAAGCCTACCCGCTCATTCGCTATCGCACGGGCGATGTGGTGACGCTGGACCCTACTCCGTGCCCTTGCGGTTTGAACACCGTGCGCCTATCATCCGTCCTTCGCCGCACGGATCACCGTGTGAGTGTGCGCGGCATTCCCGTCAGTCCTCAGCGCGTGGAACGCCTTGTGCGGGAGGCCGATTCGAACATTCAGGATTTTCGCCTGGTCATCTGGACTCGCATGGGTTTGGGAGACAGTCTGGAACTGTGGGCGGTATTTAAGGCCTTGCCCAATGGAAGCAAGTCGGCACGCGTGGAAAGGATTCGAAGCCACCTTCGAAGGGAATTGGGCCTTGGCGTGCGCGTTGTGGACGTTTCGGCTGAAAAGCTCCCTCAAGAGGGATTGACATACAAGACGGTTTTTCGGGAAAAAATGGAACCGTGA
- a CDS encoding phenylacetate--CoA ligase, translating into MILSFMPVRSSLEDLERIQLQGLRWTVQHAYHNSPFYRQRLDAAGVTPDDMRSLDDLRRLPFTTADDLQAGYPFPLRAVPFEKIVRIHASSGTTGKRKVLCYTQKDIDDWATMFARCFEMAGLTRQDRVQIAVGYGLWTAGVGFQLGCERFGAMAVPVGPANTDIHCQMLVDLQSSVFCATASMALLMAEEIERRGLRDQIALKKIIFGAERHSRSMRQRIQAITGVEHMFDIPGLTELYGPGTGLECMAHQGIHYWADYYILEILDPETLEPVPAGELGEMVVTTLRKEASPLIRYRTRDLTRLIPEPCPCGNPLPRHDHILGRSDDMFIFRAVNIYPGQIDHVLSQIPGAGSEYQVHLHHREDGRDVMILKVERAQGWPAERDQALKETIESEIRRQILVRCTVQVVDYGTLPRTERKTKRVFDHRIKEI; encoded by the coding sequence ATGATCTTGAGTTTTATGCCGGTGCGTTCCAGTCTGGAAGATTTGGAAAGGATCCAGCTTCAGGGGCTGCGGTGGACCGTTCAGCACGCGTATCACAATTCGCCTTTTTACAGGCAGCGGCTGGACGCTGCCGGGGTGACGCCCGATGACATGAGATCTTTGGACGATCTGAGGCGCCTGCCCTTCACCACGGCCGATGATCTGCAAGCGGGTTACCCTTTTCCCTTGCGAGCCGTGCCTTTTGAGAAAATCGTCCGCATCCATGCTTCTTCGGGCACCACGGGCAAACGCAAAGTTCTCTGTTATACGCAAAAAGACATCGACGATTGGGCTACCATGTTTGCCCGCTGCTTTGAAATGGCCGGATTGACGCGCCAAGACCGGGTGCAGATTGCCGTGGGCTATGGGCTCTGGACCGCCGGCGTCGGATTTCAGCTGGGCTGCGAACGTTTCGGGGCCATGGCTGTTCCGGTTGGCCCGGCCAACACGGACATTCACTGCCAGATGCTTGTGGATCTTCAATCCAGCGTCTTTTGCGCCACAGCTTCCATGGCTCTGCTCATGGCCGAAGAGATCGAACGGCGCGGTCTTCGAGACCAGATCGCCCTCAAGAAGATCATTTTCGGTGCCGAGCGCCACAGCCGCAGCATGCGCCAGCGCATTCAGGCCATCACGGGCGTGGAACACATGTTTGACATTCCCGGCCTGACAGAACTTTACGGCCCGGGCACAGGACTGGAATGCATGGCGCATCAAGGCATTCACTATTGGGCCGACTACTATATTTTGGAAATTCTTGATCCGGAAACCCTGGAACCGGTGCCTGCGGGAGAATTGGGTGAGATGGTGGTCACCACACTGCGCAAGGAAGCCTCGCCCTTGATTCGCTATCGCACGCGGGACCTCACGCGACTCATTCCGGAACCGTGCCCCTGTGGTAATCCTCTGCCTCGCCATGACCATATTTTGGGCCGCTCCGATGATATGTTCATCTTTCGTGCCGTCAACATCTACCCTGGACAGATCGACCATGTGCTATCCCAAATCCCTGGGGCGGGCAGTGAATACCAGGTGCACCTGCATCATCGAGAAGACGGCCGAGACGTGATGATCCTCAAGGTGGAACGGGCCCAAGGATGGCCGGCAGAAAGGGACCAGGCCCTCAAGGAAACCATCGAGTCGGAAATTCGCCGACAGATCCTGGTCCGTTGCACCGTTCAGGTGGTGGACTACGGCACGCTTCCCCGAACGGAAAGAAAGACCAAGAGAGTTTTCGACCACCGCATCAAGGAAATTTGA